From the Leishmania panamensis strain MHOM/PA/94/PSC-1 chromosome 31 sequence genome, one window contains:
- a CDS encoding hypothetical protein (TriTrypDB/GeneDB-style sysID: LpmP.31.0510), which translates to MGMNPPEHPANRTATLLKRFSVILDPLPGLSPTLLAQSASPDPTAMSQDSPARIDSSATSFFGSSGTSLVTVPPAPPQEQAPLQLHRLSGFRTIWPPQQVPRVLQGHSLAHADTLTHTEVLSRGSYAGDEEEELLDGPASLLTDVAELVASPAPREIEELAAQEELNGLNTKSITIDQLSDCSYTSFAQRSFLLEGVVEVTMPISATTTEGLCADTGPLLTSCEAPLSLQAAAPHSMTLERSATPSGFQGVATLEVTGMRLPLSLTRGEPSISSPPTLQRTLANTSRQSTADAMSVTSPLHPRLPLQAQPPQRLCGSPPSWDVMATSTQSSRAALGPKQVAPLMTFAVFDPTISTPTSSTSLQSSWQVGGVPQALYHKSADKNLSTQGAVHVDNASSRRLSPNVSDPRTGATYVGESSAVQSLLRASKLGSSGFLPPLASPSASVALLSAQEEVPPSPSPLRASLTRRSSRFNVSSSPRSAFITSANSTTVSTSALPYSPILLSPMQPSATTPAAQYFPPGAPRALRGRQHGVRSPLEAIWLRNEGMSVLSESTLSTEGCNKVNSLILNTASPTPAVAARNAGVLLGSLSQEHLQPNGFDLSPSLPSHEISAARGVEVVVPGNAMPQTGRQPVGERERRSMIQRIFRESPKGGQRVWVSIATPESHSSSGDISEKS; encoded by the coding sequence ATGGGAATGAACCCGCCTGAGCACCCCGCCAACCGTACGGCGACACTGTTGAAGCGCTTCTCCGTTATATTGGACCCTCTACCGGGTCTCTCACCGACACTACTTGCGCAGTCGGCCTCGCCTGACCCCACCGCCATGTCGCAGGACTCTCCAGCGCGCATAGACAGCTCTgccacctccttcttcgGGTCCAGCGGCACAAGCCTCGTTACGGTGCCACCCGCGCCACCGCAGGAGCAGGCCCcactgcagctccaccgtcTCAGTGGTTTTCGCACCATctggccgccgcagcaggtgccACGAGTTCTGCAGGGTCATTCGCTTGCACACGCTGACACGCTAACCCACACTGAGGTGTTGTCGAGGGGCTCTTACGCaggggatgaggaggaggagctgctggatgGCCCTGCGTCACTCTTAACAGATGTCGCTGAGCTTGTTGCCTCACCCGCGCCGCGTGAGATAGAGGAGTTGGCCGCACAGGAGGAGCTAAACGGGCTGAACACGAAGTCAATCACTATCGACCAGCTCAGCGACTGCAGTTACACATCCTTTGCACAACGCAGCTTTCTTCTCGAAGGGGTAGTAGAGGTAACGATGCCCATCAGCGCCACGACGACGGAGGGGCTGTGCGCCGACACGGGCCCGCTCCTTACCAGCTGTGAAGCGCCGCTGAGCTTGCaggccgctgcaccgcactCAATGACACTGGAAAGAAGTGCGACACCAAGCGGCTTCCAGGGCGTGGCGACGCTGGAGGTGACAGGGATGCGCCTTCCACTCTCGCTGACAAGAGGAGAACCATCAATATCTTCCCCCCCtacgctgcagcgcacatTGGCAAACACTTCACGACAGTCGACCGCCGACGCCATGTCCGTCACATCCCCTCTGCATCCTCGACTACCCCTACAGGCGCAGCCACCACAGAGGCTCTGTGGTTCACCACCCAGCTGGGACGTCATGGCCACCTCCACACAGTCctcgcgtgctgcgctcgGCCCCAAGCAGGTAGCACCGCTCATGACGTTTGCCGTGTTTGACCCCACCATCAGTACCCCCACTTCGAGCACCTCGCTGCAAAGCTCCTGGCAGGTGGGCGGCGTTCCTCAAGCACTCTACCACAAGTCGGCCGACAAGAACCTATCTACACAGGGAGCGGTACACGTAGACAATGCTTCCTCTCGCCGACTGTCCCCGAACGTTAGCGATCCTAGAACCGGTGCGACATACGTGGGAGAGTCCTCCGCAGTGCAGTCCTTGTTGCGTGCGAGCAAGCTCGGCTCCAGTggcttccttccccccctcgcATCGCCTAGCGCGTCGGTAGCCCTGCTGAGTGCACAGGAAGAGGTTCCACCGTCTCCGTCTCCTTTGCGTGCTTCTCTGACTAGGCGCTCTTCGAGGTTCAATGTGTCAAGCTCTCCCCGGTCAGCCTTCATCACTAGCGCCAACTCTACCACTGTATCGACCTCCGCACTGCCCTACTCTCCCATTTTGCTCTCCCCGATGCAACCTTCTGCCACCACCCCTGCCGCACAGTATTTCCCCCCTGGAGCACCTCGGGCACTGCGGGGCAGGCAACACGGTGTGCGATCCCCCCTGGAGGCCATTTGGCTGCGCAATGAGGGCATGTCGGTTCTCTCTGAGTCTACCCTTTCCACTGAGGGGTGTAACAAGGTCAACAGCCTGATCTTGAACACCGCCTCTCCCACGCccgccgtcgcagcacgCAATGCAGGCGTGCTTCTCGGGTCACTGTCGCAGGAGCATTTGCAGCCGAATGGGTTTGACCtgtcgccctctctcccgtcgCACGAGATATCGGCTGCGAGGGGTGTCGAAGTTGTGGTGCCGGGCAATGCCATGCCGCAGACGGGACGGCAACCAGTGGGGGAACGGGAGCGGCGGTCGATGATTCAGCGAATCTTCCGGGAGTCACCAAAGGGAGGGCAGCGAGTCTGGGTGAGCATCGCGACGCCGGAGTCACACTCCTCGTCCGGTGATATCAGCGAAAAATCGTAA
- a CDS encoding hypothetical protein (TriTrypDB/GeneDB-style sysID: LpmP.31.0500), translated as MRAALLCPHHPPSFRLPRHSSPPSHLCRRSGVGGPPEHKRRFKGRPRRAIRPVLHFWIPPMTATATHAEAGASARNSPKVQPPTQNPDPNFCSYYVTRKHRFCRTQCRPGSLYCCTHNVEQTGPTPSAAPQSAKDVTSCQSDAAGYRGDMRVPCPINSNHTVYASRLEKHIKVCPDLRYVTQQLPYFSEDKHANRGAVFVSSVRNALPEGKSQRYTHRDLSVEDLAALICKVHECYDSCIAPDLVILRQPLRDRHAASGEPAATPTPEETASFYNSASVAHGEVASQKHGPQHMGLLRCLSDVIRQVHDTDSILVGRGSSQRAPVHVDGFLEFGAGKGGLSVALQQLIVQRLQFIDSTTTSVGGSDEAEGVASAQCDAATETSPSTPSAPLSSLRWDFLAEVAQRPPLVVLDMDGFRRKGDARVRHTAIPLQRLRINIKDVDLTRAFLSEIRPVPNGEVEVAAGTVPNAISRSLENWAVLGKHLCGSCTDFALSCFTENPLLISQAQVQLPIVVIATCCHHRCELKHVNPPEQLEVAPAPLVLPGTSFTWSEMEFAALASMSSWAVCGNFVDEERRTVGRKCKRIIDQLRVHFLRRLGYVAFQCQYTTRDVTEENVCIVAFQVS; from the coding sequence ATGCGTGCAGCTCTTCTTTGTCCCCaccatcccccctcctttcgtTTGCCACGCCATTCGTCACCTCCTTCCCATCTCTGCAGGCggagcggggtggggggcccTCCCGAACACAAGCGGCGCTTCAAAGGGAGGCCGAGGCGCGCTATTCGCCCTGTGCTGCATTTTTGGATACCGCCAAtgactgccaccgccacccacgcGGAGGCAGGCGCCTCTGCACGAAACTCACCAAAAGTGCAGCCGCCAACACAAAACCCCGATCCAAACTTCTGCAGTTACTACGTGACACGCAAGCACCGATTCTGCCGCACCCAGTGCAGGCCTGGATCGCTGTACTGCTGCACCCACAACGTCGAGCAGACAGGTCCCACTCCCTCCGCTGCCCCACAATCAGCGAAGGATGTGACCTCCTGTCAGTCAGACGCTGCTGGCTACCGCGGGGATATGCGAGTTCCTTGCCCCATCAACTCCAATCACACCGTTTACGCATCACGGCTTGAGAAGCACATTAAGGTCTGCCCCGACCTGCGCTACGTGACGCAACAGCTGCCCTACTTTAGTGAAGACAAGCACGCAAATCGCGGCGCAGTGTTTGTGTCGAGTGTGCGCAATGCGCTTCCGGAAGGGAAGAGCCAGCGGTACACCCATCGTGACCTGTCCGTAGAGGATCTGGCGGCTCTCATTTGCAAGGTGCATGAGTGCTACGACTCCTGTATTGCGCCCGACCTCGTCATCTTGCGGCAGCCCTTGAGAGACCGTCATGCAGCTTCAGGAGAGCCGGCCGCTACCCCGACACCGGAGGAAACGGCTTCCTTTTATAACTCTGCCTCCGTGGCTCATGGAGAGGTTGCATCTCAGAAACACGGGCCACAACACATGGGGCTACTTCGCTGTCTAAGCGATGTGATTCGGCAGGTACACGACACCGACTCGATTCTCGTggggcgcggcagcagccaacgTGCACCGGTTCACGTAGATGGTTTCTTGGAGTTTGGTGCCGGCAAGGGTGGCCTTtccgtggcgctgcagcagctcattGTTCAGCGCCTCCAATTCATTGACTCCACTACCACCTCTGTCGGTGGAAGTGATGAGGCAGAGGGGGTGGCTTCGGCTCAGTGTGATGCGGCCACAGAGACTTCACCCTCAACACCATCAGCACCGCTGTCTTCGTTGAGGTGGGATTTTCTTGCCGAGGTTGCCCAGCGGCCGCCGCTCGTGGTGCTCGATATGGATGGCTTTCGGCGTAAAGGTGACGCTCGAGTGCGACACACTGCCAttcctctgcagcgccttcgaATAAACATCAAAGACGTCGACTTGACTCGAGCCTTTCTCTCTGAGATTCGACCAGTGCCGAacggggaggtggaggtggctgCAGGTACGGTACCGAATGCCATCTCGCGGTCCTTGGAGAACTGGGCTGTGCTAGGCAAACACCTCTGCGGCTCATGCACAGACTTCGCGTTGTCCTGTTTTACAGAAAATCCCTTGCTCATATCGCAGGCACAAGTGCAGTTGCCCATTGTGGTGATCGCTActtgctgccaccaccggtGTGAGCTCAAGCATGTGAACCCACCTGAGCAACTAGAAGTggcacctgcgccgctcGTGTTACCCggcacctccttcacctgGTCCGAGATGGAGTTCGCTGCGCTTGCCAGCATGTCCTCGTGGGCAGTGTGCGGCAACTTCGTGGACGAGGAGCGGCGCACGGTGGGGCGTAAATGCAAGCGCATCATTGACCAGCTACGCGTTCACtttctgcgccgcctcggctACGTGGCGTTTCAGTGCCAGTACACAACGCGTGACGTGACGGAGGAGAACGTCTGCATTGTAGCCTTTCAGGTATCAtga
- the GAT1 gene encoding glycosomal transporter, putative (TriTrypDB/GeneDB-style sysID: LpmP.31.0520): MVSSEVLGEYVREYAASRLRDPVMTSSLGSSLAFLAIMYATSSGRQLAKAMPPPSIRGLHGTIERGNSGDGGRDGSSPASVLQSMPTSPHSPVPRAGALSSAIPSDSTAAAEPYGEQVSQEKSVPQRFMQLLRVAIPNYHGREARSIYIIFVMILARAYVSVRLVSVSGLVSRSAIEGNLRHVMRALVVFVATCVPATLLHVTLDYYSELLGLHFRDNLATYFSDRYLKHRVFFQLAGLHGVDRVDQRITEDVRNWSRVVATLFTGIPRPLVDAITFSFTLARQTGWKGTFMTWSYYVSFAVWVVCCAPNLDLMVQQRMTKEGEVRGAHQSLLTHAEEITVTKGFRFYEKLLQRLFKAVTDQSRYAAYVQSRFNFTEVLHNKYGSVLVGYVVCSMAAMHQRNVAKTAEAATATLTCASYTFKTLATAIGKFMWNIKWAFVAVGYTRRLAQLLNALDHADVLVKMQMDCTAQSPVVHSPPGTLSMRGNDGKPMVNYAGSFGHIVRGNHIEFVDVPLVLPTGECLCNSMSFYVKPGMNLLIIGRNGCGKSSTFRLLGELWQLRGGRIEKPEAEQLYYVPQRPYMYDGTLLEQVIYPLKKKDLTVGEAELYGYLQMAGLDYVFTKLNMSWETRLAWRDGTLSLGEQQRLAMARLFFHRPRFAILDECSSLVDLDVERQMYDRCVELGITVITIAHRRSVWQYHNWILYFDGNGGYMFSPLQYEPGVSALVLTSVRSASDSSLIGTEVCLPITDRLCSEDAAAAGVEGQPAQLITTTGKAEAPKTPREEASAEKAEADGNGERTHGSPRWSRRRRFHKHHASGVNKAVGFETPAETDGRA; the protein is encoded by the coding sequence ATGGTCTCCTCTGAGGTGCTCGGCGAGTATGTGAGGGAGTACGCGGCGTCGCGGTTGCGGGACCCCGTCATGACTAGCTCTCTGGGTAGctctctcgcctttctcGCGATTATGTATGCCACATCGAGCGGGCGGCAGCTGGCCAAGGCAATGCCACCACCATCGATACGAGGTCTTCATGGCACCATCGAGCGCGGCAACTCTGGAGACGGGGGACGAGATGGGAGCAGCCCTGCATCCGTATTGCAATCGATGCCTACGTCGCCGCACTCTCCAGTTCCGCGCGCTGGTGCTCTGTCTTCTGCCATCCCCTCTGACtccacggctgccgctgagcCTTACGGCGAACAGGTCAGCCAAGAGAAGTCTGTGCCCCAACGCTTtatgcagctgctgcgcgtggcgATTCCCAACTACCACGGGCGCGAGGCGCGGAGTATCTACATTATCTTCGTGATGATACTCGCCCGCGCCTACGTGTCGGTGCGCCTCGTGAGTGTCAGCGGACTGGTAAGCCGTTCGGCAATCGAGGGCAACCTGCGGCACGTCATGCGTGCTCTGGTGGTATTTGTCGCCACCTGCGTGCCAGCCACTCTGCTACATGTGACGCTGGATTACTACTCGGAGCTGCTGGGACTGCACTTCCGCGACAACCTCGCCACGTACTTCTCCGACCGTTACCTGAAGCACCGCGTCTTCTTCCAGCTGGCGGGTCTGCATGGGGTAGACCGTGTGGACCAGCGCATCACCGAGGATGTGCGCAACTGGTCGCGCGTGGTGGCGACCCTTTTCACCGGCATTCCGCGTCCGCTGGTTGATGCCAtcaccttctccttcacaTTGGCGCGGCAGACGGGGTGGAAAGGGACGTTCATGACATGGTCCTACTACGTGAGCTTTGCCGTGTGGGTAGTCTGCTGCGCCCCGAACCTCGACTTGATGGTGCAGCAACGTATGACGAAGGAGGGTGAAGTGCGAGGGGCACACCAGAGCTTGCTGACCCACGCGGAAGAGATCACCGTCACGAAGGGGTTTCGATTCTatgagaagctgctgcagcgtctcttCAAGGCGGTAACGGACCAGTCGCGCTACGCGGCCTACGTGCAATCTCGCTTCAACTTCACTGAGGTCCTGCACAACAAGTATGGGTCAGTGCTGGTGGGCTACGTCGTGTGCTCTATGGCTGCGATGCACCAGAGAAACGTGGCGAAGACCGCCgaggcggcaacggcgacgctgacgtGCGCCTCGTACACGTTCAAGACACTCGCCACCGCGATTGGGAAGTTCATGTGGAACATTAAGTGGGCCTTTGTCGCTGTGGGCTACACACGCCGACTGGCACAGTTGCTCAACGCGCTGGACCACGCAGATGTGCTGGTGAAGATGCAAATGGATTGCACTGCGCAGTCCCCAGTTGTACACTCCCCCCCTGGCACTCTTTCGATGCGCGGTAATGACGGGAAGCCCATGGTGAACTACGCGGGCTCTTTCGGCCATATCGTGCGTGGCAACCACATTGAGTTCGTCGACGTCCCTCTTGTGCTGCCCACCGGCGAGTGCCTCTGCAACTCCATGTCGTTTTACGTCAAGCCAGGGATGAACCTACTCATTATTGGCCGCAATGGGTGCGGCAAGTCCTCCACCTTCCGTCTTCTGGGTGAGCTCTGGCAGTTGCGGGGTGGCCGTATCGAGAAAccggaggcggagcagctgtaCTACGTTCCGCAGCGGCCGTACATGTACGACGGTACGTTGCTCGAGCAGGTTATCTACCCCCTCAAGAAGAAGGATCTCACCGTCGGTGAGGCCGAACTGTACGGCTACTTGCAGATGGCGGGGCTGGACTACGTTTTCACCAAGTTGAACATGTCGTGGGAGACACGGCTGGCATGGAGAGACGGCACCCTCTCGCTTGGTGAGCAGCAACGTCTTGCCATGGCCCGCCTCTTCTTTCACCGTCCGCGTTTTGCCATTCTCGACGAGTGCAGTAGTCTTGTCGACCTCGACGTGGAGCGGCAGATGTACGACCGCTGTGTCGAGCTCGGCATCACTGTCATCACGATTGCGCACCGTCGCAGCGTGTGGCAGTACCACAACTGGATTCTCTACTTTGACGGTAATGGCGGCTACATGTTCTCGCCGCTGCAGTACGAGCCGGGCGTCTCGGCCTTGGTCCTAACGTCCGTGCGATCCGCGTCGGATTCGTCGCTGATCGGTACGGAGGTGTGTTTACCCATCACGGACCGTCTGTGTAGCGAggatgcagcggcggcgggagTGGAGGGGCAGCCGGCGCAGCTCATTACGACAACAGGGAAAGCAGAGGCCCCGAAGACGccgagggaagaggcgtcggcagagaaggcagaggcggacGGTAACGGCGAGCGTACGCACGGGTCGCCTAGGTGGTCGCGACGCAGGCGCTTTCACAAACATCACGCCTCAGGCGTCAACAAGGCGGTTGGTTTTGAGACCCCAGCGGAGACCGACGGAAGGGCGTAG
- a CDS encoding hypothetical protein (TriTrypDB/GeneDB-style sysID: LpmP.31.0490), producing MLLISWCLTNWKLLTAAFVAIVFFFGRVKALPQKDAPSAMERPTAKSAEGGSPARGPAPPPSTGAPTSNAPAASPPAASDSGGALAQGETDSPIFEEITSLFASRNPKHALQGLSDGLRNTATGIGLGLAGVVAGTYGGAKEGGWGGMAKGFGAGMAGFVGLTGYGAYAGVRQIVRGVSNTRSAVSEVSKGEAYWDSNAEAWVRVNLPRDFEGLPQTDEDLLSEARKAYEKAEKDGSRPTMPPTMMPSDSAEGAEASPSPQGVGTGKTEPVATEPVNYYAFLGVEATATPGEIRKAYTRKALEMHPDKNPSDSNATIKFQELNKIYNVLSHENTRVAYDRYGTVDPANVPEMTGNPMKELLGATFLEALVGPLHFFLVFEGRVLFTAEMQRELHARRRLRVAKVLLLWLDNGASGFESAHLVLRDAVSTPLGPVFLSYVAEEYHLASRQQLYGNSWKREVDSWYSSWAMSASSLWHWTTIGARTARRALVDKNLGEEDILRVLAVANERDVRQIVLQACRLVLFDMSVTPEQRLGRAMRLEELSVMAMEEVAREVASRESVATIATSETAAAATANGATTQAPAETSNATASPLS from the coding sequence ATGCTCCTGATCAGCTGGTGTCTGACTAACTGGAAACTTCTCACTGCCGCGTTCGTCGCGATCGTGTTCTTCTTCGGCCGCGTAAAGGCCTTGCCGCAGAAGGACGCACCCTCGGCTATGGAGCGACCAACGGCAAAGTCAGCCGAGGGCGGCAGCCCAGCACGTggcccagcgccgccgccgtccacAGGTGCGCCGACGTCGAACGCACcagctgcctcccccccagCAGCCAGTGACAGTGGAGGAGCGCTCGCTCAGGGGGAGACGGACAGCCCCATCTTTGAGGAGATCACGAGCCTCTTCGCTAGTCGAAACCCCAAGCACGCCTTGCAAGGGTTGTCGGACGGCCTTCGGAATACTGCTACGGGCATTGGGCTTGGCCTGGCCGGCGTCGTGGCTGGCACGTACGGTGGCGCCAAGGAGGGCGGGTGGGGTGGAATGGCAAAGGGCTTTGGGGCCGGTATGGCGGGCTTTGTTGGGTTGACTGGCTACGGCGCGTACGCTGGTGTGCGGCAGATCGTGCGCGGCGTCAGCAACACCCGCAGCGCTGTGAGCGAGGTTAGCAAGGGTGAGGCATACTGGGACAGCAACGCAGAGGCATGGGTGCGGGTGAACCTCCCTAGAGACTTCGAGGGGTTGCCACAGACAGACGAGGACTTGCTTAGCGAAGCCCGCAAGGCGTAtgagaaggcggagaaggacgGCTCGCGGCCCACGATGCCACCAACCATGATGCCGAGCGATTCGGCAGAGGGTGCGGAGGCTAGTCCATCGCCGCAAGGGGTGGGCACGGGAAAGACGGAGCCTGTGGCAACAGAACCAGTCAACTACTACGCTTTCTTAGGTGTGGAGGCAACAGCCACACCGGGCGAGATACGAAAGGCGTACACCCGCAAGGCACTGGAGATGCACCCCGACAAGAACCCAAGTGACTCAAACGCCACCATCAAATTCCAGGAGCTGAACAAGATCTACAACGTCCTCAGCCACGAGAACACTCGTGTGGCCTACGACCGGTACGGCACCGTCGACCCAGCGAACGTGCCGGAGATGACGGGAAACCCGATGAAGGAGTTGCTGGGGGCTACCTTCCTGGAGGCGCTGGTAGGGCCGCTGCACTTCTTCCTTGTCTTTGAGGGGAGGGTGCTCTTCACAGCAGAGATGCAGCGCGAGCTGCACGCGCGTCGCCGTCTGCGGGTTGCAAAGGTCCTCCTCTTGTGGCTAGACAATGGCGCATCTGGTTTCGAGTCTGCCCACCttgtgctgcgcgacgcTGTCTCCACACCCCTCGGCCCTGTCTTTCTATCGTACGTGGCGGAGGAGTATCACCTGGCCTCACGCCAGCAGCTCTACGGCAACAGTTGGAAACGAGAGGTGGACAGCTGGTACTCCTCATGGGCCATGTCGGCGTCCTCGCTGTGGCACTGGACCACCATAGGTGCGCGCACTGCTCGACGGGCCCTTGTAGACAAAAACttgggcgaggaggacatcctgcgcgtgctggcggtggccaATGAGCGTGACGTACGGCAAATTGTGCTTCAGGCGTGCCGGCTCGTACTGTTTGACATGAGCGTGACTCCTGAGCAGCGCCTGGGGCGCGCGATGCGcctggaggagctgagcgtgatggcgatggaggaggtAGCCAGGGAGGTGGCGTCGCGCGAGAGTGTGGCTACCATCGCCACCTCGGaaaccgctgctgctgccacggcgaACGGGGCCACTACTCAGGCGCCTGCCGAAACTTCCAACGCCACAGCCTCACCGCTCTCCTAA